The Marinilongibacter aquaticus genome has a window encoding:
- a CDS encoding glycoside hydrolase family 88 protein, translated as MKINNSLKAKDLQPKLTQFWELSAQKIRSIEEKYDDSKGAPVFTVNGQYTSRGWTEWTEGFRYGSAILQFEATGEEEFLSIGKDKTLNQMAPHLTHIGVHDHGFNNISTYGNLLRLMLEGQIEFDAWEKNFYELAIKNSAAVQASRWTTIKEGGYIYSFNGPHSLFVDTIRSVRILMLGHLLGHKLKGENDKNINLLERGVQHIQATAKYNVYYGEGRDNYDLRGRTAHECIFNTNDGNFRAPNAQQGFSGFTTWTRGLAWAICGFAEELELVQKIDESEFNFGISKGQVLAILEKGAQATCDFYMAHSALDGITYWDTGAPQLYQLGDYTQKPAAPYNAYEPVDSTASAIAAQGFIRLGNYLNDNKYLSAGLSIADTLFSAPYLSVDPEHQGILLHSIYHWPNGWDNIPEGQKIACEESSMWGDYHIRELAIQIGRLAEGKSPYAFFNCLEKYRNL; from the coding sequence ATGAAAATAAACAACAGTCTTAAAGCAAAAGATCTACAGCCCAAACTGACACAATTTTGGGAGCTCTCGGCACAAAAAATAAGGTCGATCGAAGAAAAATACGACGACAGTAAAGGAGCTCCAGTTTTTACTGTAAACGGACAATACACCTCGAGGGGATGGACCGAATGGACCGAAGGCTTCCGGTACGGATCGGCCATTCTACAATTTGAAGCCACAGGAGAGGAAGAGTTCTTGTCCATAGGCAAAGACAAAACCCTGAACCAAATGGCCCCGCACCTCACGCATATCGGTGTGCACGACCACGGGTTTAACAACATCAGTACTTACGGCAATTTGTTGCGTCTCATGCTCGAAGGGCAAATCGAATTCGATGCATGGGAAAAGAATTTTTATGAACTGGCCATCAAAAACAGTGCGGCCGTTCAGGCTTCGCGTTGGACGACCATCAAAGAGGGTGGCTATATCTATTCCTTCAATGGCCCACACTCTTTATTCGTAGACACCATTCGTTCGGTACGTATTTTGATGCTCGGCCATTTACTGGGGCACAAACTGAAAGGCGAAAACGACAAAAACATCAATTTGCTCGAACGCGGCGTACAGCACATCCAAGCCACTGCCAAATACAATGTGTACTATGGCGAAGGAAGGGATAATTACGATTTGCGTGGCCGAACGGCCCACGAATGCATTTTCAACACCAATGACGGCAATTTCCGTGCACCGAACGCCCAACAAGGATTTTCGGGTTTTACAACTTGGACACGTGGACTCGCCTGGGCCATTTGCGGCTTTGCAGAAGAATTGGAATTGGTACAAAAAATAGACGAAAGTGAGTTCAATTTTGGCATTTCCAAAGGTCAGGTACTCGCCATTTTAGAAAAAGGAGCCCAAGCGACATGCGATTTCTACATGGCCCACTCTGCTCTGGACGGCATCACCTATTGGGACACCGGTGCCCCGCAGTTATATCAATTGGGAGATTACACCCAAAAACCAGCCGCTCCGTACAATGCCTACGAACCTGTAGACAGCACAGCATCGGCCATTGCGGCCCAAGGATTTATACGTTTAGGCAATTATCTAAACGACAACAAATACCTTTCTGCGGGTCTGAGTATTGCAGACACGCTTTTTAGTGCACCTTATTTATCTGTAGATCCCGAACACCAAGGAATCTTGTTGCACAGCATTTACCATTGGCCGAACGGCTGGGACAATATCCCTGAAGGACAAAAGATTGCTTGTGAAGAAAGCAGCATGTGGGGAGACTATCATATTCGCGAATTGGCCATTCAAATTGGCCGTTTGGCGGAAGGGAAAAGTCCTTACGCCTTTTTCAATTGTTTAGAAAAATACCGCAACCTATGA
- a CDS encoding sodium:solute symporter family protein has protein sequence MTTWIAVFFLIFFGLLVWASVKSYSKNRSSDEFMLAGSSIGAFLGFLTFAAALFSAFTFMGMPDFFRNHGVGAWLFLAFSDGFMVFFILWFAYKLRAKAKLVGYKGISGMVATVFGNRLAGYLVFINAFVFLVPYVAIQIRGISIFLEASFPGMLPSWGWALGLVVIMLVYAQIGGLKAIVFSDAIQALILLVVIWIIGTVCLSKAGGLEGMFASLEAQNPELLSLPGPNGLFTKQFLIASLISIILIPVSQPQFTTRLVVMKDLKAVHKMAYAVGFFAILVILPTAFIGFYGALQYPEANTSDFLTSALLHDQAAPVAALAVVGLFAACLSTTNAQIFALGTEIRSLLRGEDKVVMNKTRYSLLAFTVIVLVFSTIMGNELALLAKVSFTGTSMISPIIFGAIVFKKPPKTLIYTSALAFFIFFLSVVGLIPSAFGTWRLDIILYIFLTLSSILIFSTHHENKQQS, from the coding sequence ATGACCACTTGGATAGCTGTATTTTTCCTGATCTTTTTCGGGCTTTTGGTATGGGCTTCTGTGAAGTCGTACTCGAAAAACAGAAGCTCTGATGAATTTATGCTCGCGGGGTCGAGCATTGGAGCCTTTTTGGGTTTCCTTACTTTCGCTGCCGCATTGTTCAGTGCTTTCACCTTCATGGGTATGCCCGATTTTTTCCGAAATCATGGCGTGGGAGCTTGGTTGTTCCTGGCCTTTTCCGATGGTTTCATGGTTTTCTTCATTCTTTGGTTCGCATATAAGCTAAGGGCCAAAGCCAAATTGGTAGGTTACAAAGGCATTTCTGGAATGGTGGCTACAGTATTTGGCAACCGATTGGCGGGTTATCTCGTTTTCATCAATGCCTTTGTATTTCTTGTGCCTTATGTCGCCATTCAAATTCGGGGGATATCCATATTTCTCGAAGCCTCATTCCCGGGCATGCTGCCTTCTTGGGGCTGGGCTTTGGGTTTGGTAGTCATAATGCTTGTGTACGCACAAATAGGTGGACTGAAAGCGATTGTGTTCTCCGATGCCATTCAAGCCTTGATTCTTTTGGTTGTGATTTGGATAATCGGTACCGTTTGTTTGTCAAAAGCGGGTGGCCTTGAAGGTATGTTCGCTTCATTGGAAGCTCAAAATCCTGAATTATTGAGTTTACCCGGGCCAAACGGGCTCTTTACAAAGCAGTTTTTGATCGCTTCGCTGATTTCGATTATCCTGATTCCTGTGTCGCAACCTCAATTCACTACGCGACTGGTTGTGATGAAAGACTTAAAAGCGGTTCATAAAATGGCTTACGCCGTAGGTTTCTTTGCTATATTGGTGATTTTACCCACCGCATTTATCGGTTTTTACGGAGCACTTCAATACCCAGAAGCCAACACCTCAGATTTCCTGACTTCGGCACTTTTGCACGATCAGGCCGCTCCGGTTGCCGCTTTGGCTGTGGTGGGTTTATTCGCCGCTTGCCTATCGACAACCAATGCCCAAATTTTTGCCTTAGGCACAGAGATTCGCTCCCTGCTTCGTGGTGAAGACAAAGTGGTAATGAACAAAACACGCTACTCACTATTGGCTTTCACCGTAATTGTTTTGGTATTCTCAACCATCATGGGAAATGAATTGGCCCTTTTGGCCAAAGTGAGTTTTACTGGCACATCGATGATCTCACCGATTATTTTTGGAGCGATCGTATTCAAAAAACCTCCGAAAACGCTCATTTATACCAGTGCTCTGGCCTTTTTCATATTCTTTCTTTCCGTAGTCGGTTTGATCCCCTCGGCCTTTGGCACATGGCGTTTAGACATCATATTGTACATATTTTTAACCCTAAGCAGCATTCTGATTTTCAGCACGCATCATGAAAATAAACAACAGTCTTAA
- a CDS encoding FAD-dependent oxidoreductase yields MNRRNFFQKAGVATAALGAFGVQSCTNVPKLYGDKNFYINKGYYAIPKLKLSTDRIIKETVGLRPFRESGPRIEKSMLGNKILVHNYGHGGSGWSLSWGTGNMARNLVMSTGKKKIALLGCGTVGIATATLLQESGCEVTIYAKDVPPNVTSNLATGTWSPSSRVCAHDKATPEFQKIWEEACRFSFKRMQMSLGLNDIVSWGDEYAVRKERPKPGEGRGGGSEVFEIEGLAPHWKELSPKDHPFNAELVRRRSNMIFNIPSYLNFHLNNFLLRGGKLKIHEIKKLEDIDALKEPVVVNCLGLGAKTLFNDDELYPISGQLACLVPQTEINYKLSTKGAYFITRKDGIYLGGNGIENSYDTTPNRALSEQWVHTLSELMKDMKG; encoded by the coding sequence ATGAACAGACGGAATTTTTTCCAAAAGGCGGGTGTGGCTACCGCGGCATTGGGAGCCTTTGGCGTACAGTCCTGCACCAATGTGCCCAAACTTTACGGAGACAAAAATTTTTACATCAACAAAGGGTATTACGCCATTCCCAAACTCAAGCTCTCTACCGATCGCATTATCAAAGAAACCGTAGGACTTCGGCCCTTTAGAGAATCGGGGCCGCGGATTGAAAAGTCGATGCTGGGAAACAAAATTTTAGTGCACAATTATGGGCATGGCGGCAGCGGTTGGTCACTTTCTTGGGGTACGGGAAACATGGCCCGGAATCTGGTCATGAGTACGGGGAAAAAGAAAATCGCTCTTTTGGGTTGCGGCACAGTGGGGATTGCCACAGCGACTTTGTTGCAAGAAAGTGGCTGCGAAGTGACTATTTATGCCAAAGATGTGCCGCCGAATGTAACTTCGAATTTGGCGACGGGCACATGGTCGCCTTCTTCGCGTGTGTGTGCTCATGACAAGGCCACGCCAGAATTTCAGAAAATTTGGGAAGAGGCTTGCCGTTTTTCGTTCAAAAGAATGCAGATGAGTTTAGGTTTGAACGATATCGTGAGTTGGGGTGATGAGTATGCCGTAAGAAAAGAAAGACCAAAACCGGGTGAAGGTCGGGGAGGAGGGTCTGAGGTTTTTGAGATCGAGGGTTTGGCTCCACACTGGAAAGAACTTTCGCCTAAAGACCATCCTTTCAATGCCGAATTGGTTCGCAGACGCAGCAACATGATTTTCAATATTCCAAGTTATTTGAATTTCCATTTGAACAATTTCCTGTTGCGAGGCGGAAAGCTCAAGATTCATGAAATCAAAAAATTGGAAGATATCGATGCCTTGAAAGAACCCGTTGTCGTAAACTGTTTGGGTCTGGGGGCCAAAACACTCTTCAACGACGACGAGCTTTATCCCATTTCGGGACAGTTGGCTTGCCTTGTGCCGCAAACCGAAATCAATTATAAATTATCGACCAAAGGGGCCTATTTTATTACGCGAAAAGATGGAATTTATCTGGGCGGAAACGGAATAGAAAACTCATACGATACCACACCCAATCGGGCTCTTTCCGAGCAGTGGGTGCACACTCTTTCAGAGTTGATGAAAGATATGAAAGGCTAA
- a CDS encoding translocation/assembly module TamB domain-containing protein, producing MRLFLRITLAVFLVLLLAFGGLILFLKTEKGKTWLNDQVFSYASEFLKTEVTGEVGYAFPDYILLENFLLKDQKKDSLLVAQRLFVDMDVWGLLHSRVEVNAIELQGFLANIKREKAEKDFNYSFLLEAFASDSSKTDTSAAGLRFDIKRIDLNDFAVKYRDHFLGNSANLKLGELHTGFRQLDLDHSIYDLEDIRIAGLGLAVDWQQNEPVEDSTKVEEPTDSAWPKIGLKQVLAEQINWHVNFAPQKIASSSKVDRFEMDFDRFDLEKERIKLTSVALVAPFLKYDDLSEPRQKQGLDFGHLDLTDLRFSAENIEKQNNSLAALIRELAVQDLSGFGIKKLSGDLQYGEKQLTVENFDLATNYSDLQANLDLNYGSQEELMNDWANAEFELACPKGHFALQDLFYFQPDVFEEPNLKPFRKESVDFKGQLSGTLQSLTVDSFVAEGLKGSRLNFSGKAYGLVDFNDNTKLDLHLNHFGLKQEVFDLFLADSLKQAYGLPKEINLKGDLSGKLADFQTDLNLDSDLGALALNANFQDVLSEKQPPHYKGELQMDKFLLNRLLKNDSLPQLSMYSEFDGKGFDFEQMELLLKGRLNNAKYNGFGYEQIDFDSHLEAQRLSLNLNSVDSENKATIVGDVQFTNAYPLVDLKGEFNKIDLQKLGLYSDPLALGTRFAVEFTNSNPDSLNGEISLQATHVELKGKPYLLGDSKLSLSDKNGAKLIGLESAIADAKAEGRFSYSDLPNAILSKINTYFYLTESDSTAGAQQFDLSLTLKKNPLIQELLPELQDFKPMQFDFKFDEQSASPIVADVSLPYTVYDSIGIRGVALHLDTQQDKAIYSGSLGELKSGDFRLRKLNLEGSLADQNLQFGFHVKDSVDQEIHRILGHVKQADSSYTLSLNREGNVFFYKDWQTDGSLRMQKDGLVFNAFTLQSGRQQIALQTFDNVGNGPIDLDVHHVDLNEWSRAIMQDEHLLAGELNAGILLQDWDKELKYEGYFQIDKLTVQDVNLGDLVATASNETANSIKLRADLNGKLNQLSLDGTYLLNSKEDLDLVLDISQLSAQTLKAFSFGEIKEAEGLINGKLTISGKTEKPIVRGELGFDRFAIVPTQLGSKLSIDQQKMQFKGQYLYLEDFRILDSEGQPLSVDGRILFPDLPNFSYQLHVKADNFEAVNAAAGSNDYFYGKASVNTNMMISGRNEVYEVSGDVEVVEGSHLYLLIPDDELASSEMTQVVTFVDRSAIKKDSSKVENKPIMPPLAGVSTFDLNLKVDDKSQLTLVLDELTEDYFHLKGNAKLRMGIDANDDIFIYGDYVISEGNYEFVFEGIKKMDFKVRNGSFIRWSGDPYNAEVNIITEFRTQARLYDYISTNSVALSSNTLEQSKRQVPVLVLLRMENTLADLKSYFEIGVTKSDLEKIGISEFDNLNKVGLTIVDNEKNVVQSPKQSVLTQKENNINRQAFSLLVIGRFFPDEGLDAGSTSGLNAEAIARKQASKILSDELEKLASGILKGVDLDVGVASEYTAETGDRSTQVNLGVSKAFFNDRVSVSVGRNFELEDAQRQSSEVFDNISAQYKLSEDGKFLFKVYRKNQYQTVIEGFVVETGLGFSMVFEFDKLFGGKKHAE from the coding sequence ATGAGGTTATTTCTCCGGATTACGCTTGCCGTATTTCTGGTACTTCTTTTGGCCTTTGGAGGTTTGATTCTGTTTCTGAAAACAGAGAAAGGAAAGACTTGGTTGAACGACCAAGTCTTTTCGTATGCTTCCGAATTCCTGAAAACCGAAGTCACCGGAGAGGTGGGTTATGCCTTTCCCGATTACATTCTTCTCGAAAATTTCTTGTTGAAAGATCAAAAGAAAGATAGCCTTTTGGTGGCTCAAAGGTTATTTGTCGATATGGATGTGTGGGGCTTGTTGCACAGCCGGGTTGAAGTCAATGCGATCGAGCTTCAGGGATTCTTGGCCAATATCAAGCGTGAAAAGGCAGAAAAGGATTTCAACTATTCATTTCTTTTGGAAGCTTTTGCTTCAGATTCTTCAAAAACAGATACGAGTGCGGCAGGATTGCGATTCGATATAAAACGAATCGACCTTAATGATTTCGCCGTGAAATACCGCGATCACTTTTTGGGCAATTCGGCGAATTTGAAACTTGGTGAATTGCACACTGGTTTTCGCCAATTGGATTTGGATCATTCAATCTATGACCTGGAGGATATTCGTATTGCTGGCTTGGGTTTGGCCGTCGATTGGCAACAAAATGAGCCAGTGGAGGACAGCACAAAAGTAGAGGAGCCAACCGATAGTGCTTGGCCCAAAATTGGCTTGAAACAAGTGTTGGCTGAGCAGATCAATTGGCATGTGAATTTTGCCCCTCAAAAAATAGCAAGCTCATCAAAAGTGGATCGATTCGAAATGGATTTCGATCGCTTTGATCTTGAAAAGGAGCGTATCAAGCTTACTTCTGTGGCCTTGGTTGCTCCCTTTTTGAAATACGACGATCTTTCCGAGCCGAGGCAAAAACAAGGACTTGATTTTGGGCATTTGGATTTGACCGATCTTCGTTTCTCCGCCGAAAATATAGAAAAGCAGAACAATTCTTTGGCCGCACTTATTCGAGAATTGGCAGTGCAAGATTTATCCGGTTTCGGAATAAAAAAGCTGTCCGGAGATTTGCAATACGGGGAAAAGCAATTGACAGTTGAAAACTTTGATTTAGCGACCAATTATTCCGATTTACAGGCAAACCTGGACCTAAATTACGGGAGTCAGGAGGAGTTGATGAATGATTGGGCCAATGCCGAATTTGAATTGGCATGCCCGAAAGGACATTTTGCTTTGCAGGATTTGTTCTACTTTCAACCCGACGTTTTTGAAGAACCAAATTTGAAACCGTTCAGAAAGGAAAGTGTAGATTTCAAAGGCCAGCTTTCGGGCACTTTGCAAAGTTTGACGGTTGACAGTTTTGTTGCGGAAGGTTTGAAAGGCAGTCGTCTTAATTTTTCTGGAAAGGCCTACGGTTTAGTTGACTTTAATGACAACACGAAGCTCGATCTGCACCTGAATCATTTTGGACTGAAACAAGAAGTGTTCGATCTATTTTTGGCTGATTCGCTGAAGCAAGCCTACGGTTTGCCCAAAGAAATAAATTTAAAAGGCGACTTGTCTGGTAAACTGGCGGATTTTCAGACGGACTTAAATTTGGATTCGGATTTAGGAGCTTTGGCCTTGAATGCGAATTTTCAAGATGTGCTTTCCGAGAAGCAACCGCCGCATTACAAGGGCGAATTGCAGATGGATAAATTTCTGTTGAACCGCTTATTGAAAAACGATTCGTTGCCGCAATTGAGCATGTATTCTGAATTTGACGGCAAGGGTTTTGATTTTGAGCAAATGGAATTGCTGTTAAAAGGTCGTTTGAACAATGCCAAATACAACGGGTTTGGTTATGAACAAATTGATTTTGACAGTCATTTGGAGGCACAGCGTTTGAGTTTAAATCTCAATTCTGTGGATTCGGAGAATAAGGCCACAATCGTGGGTGATGTGCAGTTTACGAATGCTTATCCTCTTGTTGATTTGAAAGGGGAATTCAATAAAATCGATTTACAGAAATTGGGATTGTACAGCGATCCTTTGGCCTTGGGTACACGTTTTGCGGTGGAGTTTACGAATTCAAATCCAGACTCCTTGAACGGTGAAATTTCGCTTCAGGCTACGCATGTAGAGTTGAAAGGAAAACCCTATTTATTGGGTGATTCGAAACTGAGTTTGAGCGATAAGAATGGTGCAAAGCTCATTGGGCTGGAATCGGCTATTGCCGATGCAAAAGCAGAGGGTCGTTTCAGTTATTCAGATTTGCCGAACGCCATTTTATCGAAAATAAATACCTATTTCTATCTTACAGAAAGCGACAGCACAGCGGGTGCTCAGCAATTCGATTTATCGCTGACCTTGAAAAAAAATCCGCTCATTCAGGAGCTTTTACCCGAGCTTCAGGATTTCAAGCCCATGCAATTCGATTTCAAATTTGATGAGCAATCGGCATCGCCAATAGTCGCAGATGTCTCTTTGCCTTACACGGTATACGATTCAATCGGTATTCGCGGAGTTGCTTTACATTTGGATACGCAGCAAGACAAAGCCATATATTCGGGAAGTTTGGGTGAGTTGAAATCGGGCGATTTCCGTTTACGCAAGCTGAATTTGGAAGGAAGTCTCGCCGATCAAAATCTGCAATTTGGGTTTCATGTGAAAGATTCGGTTGATCAAGAGATTCACCGCATTTTGGGACATGTGAAACAGGCCGACAGCAGCTATACTTTATCCCTGAATCGCGAGGGCAATGTATTTTTCTATAAAGATTGGCAAACCGACGGCAGTTTGCGGATGCAAAAGGACGGGTTGGTTTTCAATGCATTTACACTACAATCGGGCCGCCAACAAATTGCATTGCAGACTTTTGACAATGTAGGCAATGGGCCGATCGATTTGGATGTCCATCATGTGGATTTGAATGAATGGTCGCGGGCGATTATGCAGGACGAACACCTGCTAGCAGGAGAACTGAATGCGGGGATTCTCTTGCAAGACTGGGACAAAGAACTGAAGTACGAAGGGTATTTTCAGATTGATAAACTCACTGTTCAAGATGTGAATTTGGGTGATTTGGTCGCCACCGCTTCGAATGAAACGGCCAATAGCATTAAACTTCGGGCCGATTTGAATGGGAAATTGAACCAACTCTCGCTCGATGGCACCTATTTGTTGAACAGCAAAGAGGATCTGGATTTGGTGCTTGATATTTCGCAATTGAGTGCCCAAACTTTAAAGGCCTTCAGTTTTGGTGAGATAAAAGAGGCGGAAGGGCTTATCAATGGGAAATTGACAATTTCTGGAAAAACAGAGAAACCCATAGTGCGGGGTGAGCTGGGTTTCGATCGATTTGCTATTGTACCCACGCAGTTGGGTTCGAAATTGAGCATCGACCAACAAAAAATGCAGTTTAAGGGCCAATACCTGTATTTGGAAGATTTCCGCATTTTGGATAGCGAAGGCCAGCCTTTGAGTGTGGATGGCCGCATTTTATTCCCAGATTTGCCCAATTTCTCGTATCAACTGCATGTCAAGGCCGACAATTTTGAAGCGGTTAATGCCGCCGCTGGCAGCAACGATTATTTTTATGGCAAAGCCAGCGTGAACACAAACATGATGATCAGCGGGCGGAACGAGGTGTATGAAGTAAGTGGCGACGTGGAAGTAGTGGAAGGCAGCCACCTGTATTTATTGATCCCAGATGATGAATTGGCCAGTTCGGAGATGACACAGGTTGTCACTTTTGTAGACCGAAGTGCAATCAAGAAGGATTCTTCGAAAGTAGAAAATAAGCCGATTATGCCGCCACTGGCAGGCGTGTCCACTTTTGACCTGAATCTGAAAGTGGATGATAAATCCCAATTGACTTTGGTTTTGGATGAGCTTACCGAAGACTATTTTCACTTGAAAGGAAACGCCAAACTGAGAATGGGCATCGACGCCAACGACGATATTTTTATTTACGGTGATTACGTGATTTCCGAAGGTAATTACGAGTTTGTTTTCGAAGGAATAAAGAAAATGGACTTTAAGGTAAGGAACGGAAGTTTTATCCGCTGGTCTGGCGATCCCTACAATGCCGAGGTGAACATCATTACCGAGTTCCGGACTCAGGCTCGTTTGTACGATTACATCAGTACCAATAGCGTGGCCCTTTCGAGCAATACTTTGGAGCAAAGCAAAAGGCAAGTGCCTGTGTTGGTTCTTCTACGAATGGAGAATACATTGGCCGATTTGAAATCCTATTTCGAGATTGGTGTCACCAAAAGCGACCTCGAGAAAATCGGAATCAGCGAATTCGATAATCTGAACAAAGTAGGTTTGACGATTGTCGACAATGAAAAAAATGTGGTGCAGTCACCCAAACAAAGCGTTTTGACTCAAAAAGAGAACAACATCAATCGACAAGCTTTTTCTTTGCTCGTAATTGGTCGATTTTTCCCCGATGAGGGTTTGGACGCAGGAAGCACTTCTGGCTTGAATGCGGAAGCCATTGCTCGTAAACAAGCCAGTAAAATTCTTTCGGATGAGCTGGAAAAACTGGCTTCTGGCATTTTGAAAGGCGTCGATCTGGACGTGGGGGTGGCTTCTGAATACACCGCAGAGACGGGCGATCGCAGCACACAAGTCAATTTGGGCGTGAGCAAGGCCTTTTTCAACGACCGCGTTTCGGTTTCTGTGGGAAGGAACTTTGAGCTGGAAGATGCTCAAAGGCAGTCTTCCGAGGTTTTCGATAATATCTCGGCTCAATACAAATTGAGTGAAGATGGGAAGTTCTTGTTTAAAGTCTATCGAAAAAATCAATATCAAACCGTAATTGAGGGTTTTGTGGTGGAAACGGGCTTGGGCTTTTCAATGGTTTTTGAATTTGATAAACTTTTTGGAGGGAAGAAGCATGCGGAATAG
- the tamL gene encoding translocation and assembly module lipoprotein TamL → MRNRDILVGFCLVFLLASCGVYKRMPEEQMLYAGAEVEIQAKDAEKKEVARLKEEMDLALRPEPNAFLFGYPYKVGFHYLFANPKKEDGIKAKMQKRLGEKPVSISMNGLEQNRSSLLNYLDTEGYFRSKVEADLSEEKRKQHAHYKVDLAPRYTYSKIEINGDRASSNLGTQLLDDFGVAGEKVSLKVQDPYRFNDLLQSRRDINLALRNKGYYYFRPTYVKIEADSTVGNQGVDLFLDPVESLPSESQKQYLINDIIVHTSRAAKSTGVDSSNNGMDLFRGIILDDSSNFYKARIFEDAVGFRPGNFYSVSQDEVTNQRLIGLNNFQSVENRFEILPMLDSTLMDVHYYLLPKKRMSVRSELNALNRSSGFAGGQLSLIWRNNNLFKGAEILDISANFATEVQVGGKKSGSQYNNNYRISAEANLTFPRFVSPIFKVDPEISRILPKTSLTLGFNSIIKKGLYTLNSSFFSWGYIWRKGVKHEHVLTPFSVSLVKAKNISEEFVNEIFFDPRLLYILENQLITGGSYKYTFTPEAKGRNRIRFEGNLELVGNLAGLVDKLRNNPEKDGSVFGEIYKQYTRVDGDFRWYRQVTTNNQWANRIFLGLGIPYGNSNSLPYTRQYYSGGNSSIRAFRARGIGPGSYQRTGMVSEQFLGQFTGDIKIEMNTEWRYKLNDFLGTAFFVDAGNVWMYKDDLIYDETAVFSKDFYKELAVGAGVGLRFDFSYFILRLDLAFPLRRPDRPLGERWVIDEISWKNKESRILNIAIGMPF, encoded by the coding sequence ATGCGGAATAGAGATATCTTGGTTGGCTTTTGTTTGGTATTCTTGCTCGCTTCATGCGGAGTTTACAAGAGAATGCCCGAAGAGCAAATGCTCTATGCCGGTGCCGAGGTGGAAATTCAGGCCAAAGATGCCGAAAAGAAAGAAGTCGCTCGCTTGAAGGAAGAAATGGATTTGGCCTTGAGGCCAGAGCCCAATGCCTTCCTTTTCGGGTATCCTTACAAAGTGGGTTTCCATTATTTGTTTGCCAATCCCAAGAAGGAAGATGGCATAAAAGCCAAAATGCAAAAACGCTTGGGAGAAAAGCCTGTGTCGATAAGCATGAATGGTTTGGAGCAAAACAGGTCGAGTTTGCTCAATTATTTGGATACCGAAGGCTATTTTCGTTCAAAAGTAGAGGCTGATTTAAGTGAAGAGAAGAGAAAGCAACACGCTCATTATAAGGTCGATTTGGCCCCACGATATACGTACAGCAAAATAGAGATCAATGGAGATCGAGCATCTTCAAATCTGGGGACACAATTGTTGGACGATTTTGGCGTAGCGGGCGAAAAAGTGAGCCTTAAAGTGCAAGATCCTTATCGTTTCAATGATCTGTTGCAAAGTCGAAGAGATATCAATTTGGCCTTGCGAAACAAGGGATACTATTATTTCCGTCCCACTTATGTGAAAATTGAAGCGGACAGTACGGTGGGCAATCAGGGTGTAGATTTGTTTTTGGATCCTGTGGAATCCTTGCCCAGTGAATCGCAAAAACAGTATCTGATCAACGACATCATTGTGCACACCTCACGTGCGGCCAAAAGTACAGGGGTAGACAGCAGTAACAATGGAATGGATTTGTTTCGAGGGATAATATTGGACGATTCCAGCAATTTCTATAAAGCACGTATTTTTGAAGATGCCGTTGGTTTTCGTCCCGGTAATTTTTATTCCGTCAGCCAGGATGAAGTGACGAACCAAAGGCTCATTGGTTTGAACAATTTTCAGTCGGTGGAAAACCGATTCGAAATTTTGCCCATGCTCGATTCGACTTTAATGGATGTACACTATTATTTGCTTCCGAAAAAAAGAATGAGTGTACGTTCTGAGCTCAATGCCTTGAACCGCTCGAGTGGCTTTGCGGGTGGGCAGTTGAGCTTGATCTGGCGAAACAACAACTTGTTCAAAGGGGCTGAAATTTTAGATATTTCCGCGAATTTCGCCACAGAAGTGCAGGTGGGAGGGAAGAAAAGCGGCAGCCAGTACAACAACAACTACAGGATTTCGGCTGAAGCCAATTTGACCTTTCCGCGTTTTGTGTCTCCCATTTTCAAAGTAGATCCCGAGATCAGCCGAATTCTTCCAAAAACTTCTTTGACACTGGGTTTCAATTCGATTATCAAAAAGGGACTGTACACATTGAATTCCTCGTTTTTTTCTTGGGGATATATCTGGCGAAAAGGCGTGAAGCACGAACACGTACTGACTCCATTTTCCGTGAGCTTAGTTAAGGCAAAAAACATCAGTGAGGAATTTGTAAACGAAATTTTCTTTGATCCAAGATTGCTTTATATTCTTGAAAATCAATTGATTACTGGTGGGTCGTATAAGTATACTTTTACGCCAGAAGCAAAGGGGAGAAACCGTATACGCTTTGAAGGCAATTTGGAATTGGTGGGAAATTTGGCGGGTTTGGTAGATAAATTACGAAACAATCCAGAAAAGGACGGATCGGTTTTTGGCGAGATTTACAAGCAGTATACCCGCGTCGATGGCGATTTTCGCTGGTATAGACAGGTGACAACGAACAACCAATGGGCCAACCGCATTTTTCTGGGTTTGGGTATTCCGTACGGAAATTCAAACAGCTTACCCTATACGCGTCAATATTATTCAGGTGGAAACAGTAGCATTCGGGCTTTTCGTGCCAGAGGTATTGGACCGGGTTCTTATCAACGCACGGGAATGGTGTCTGAGCAGTTTTTGGGACAATTTACGGGCGACATTAAGATCGAAATGAATACAGAGTGGCGGTATAAATTGAATGATTTCTTGGGTACAGCTTTCTTTGTCGATGCGGGAAACGTGTGGATGTATAAGGATGATTTGATTTACGACGAAACCGCTGTGTTCAGTAAAGATTTTTATAAAGAATTGGCCGTAGGAGCGGGCGTGGGCTTACGCTTCGACTTTTCCTATTTTATTTTGCGGCTGGATTTGGCTTTTCCTTTGCGTAGACCCGACCGCCCACTTGGTGAACGTTGGGTAATTGATGAAATCAGTTGGAAAAACAAAGAGTCGAGAATATTGAACATTGCTATCGGAATGCCCTTTTAA